Proteins encoded in a region of the Streptomyces sp. NBC_01471 genome:
- a CDS encoding MBL fold metallo-hydrolase has protein sequence MHLTKFGHACVRIEKNGRRLVIDPGGLTEPEALDGADAVLVTHEHFDHFSEEVLRRAAEDNPTLRIWANTAVAGRLDGLGGRVTTVGEGVAFTAAGFDVAVLGTWHAVIHPDIPRVGNVGFLVDGALFHPGDALTVPDVAVDTLLLPVHGPWSTTGQLIDYVREVGPRQVCAVHDGALNDVGASMVGGFLGDNGPGVGARYQHLPSGASVSIGSAPVGQPSSGASGLISTERA, from the coding sequence ATGCATCTCACCAAGTTCGGCCACGCCTGCGTCCGTATCGAGAAGAACGGCCGCCGGCTGGTCATCGACCCCGGGGGCCTGACGGAACCGGAGGCACTCGACGGCGCCGACGCCGTCCTGGTCACCCACGAACACTTCGACCACTTCTCCGAGGAGGTGCTCCGCAGGGCAGCCGAGGACAATCCCACCCTGCGCATCTGGGCCAACACCGCCGTCGCCGGGCGGCTGGACGGCCTCGGCGGGAGGGTCACCACCGTCGGAGAGGGAGTGGCGTTCACGGCGGCCGGCTTCGACGTGGCAGTACTCGGCACGTGGCACGCGGTCATCCACCCGGACATCCCGCGCGTCGGCAACGTCGGCTTCCTCGTCGACGGCGCTCTCTTCCACCCCGGAGACGCCCTCACCGTGCCGGACGTCGCCGTTGACACCCTGCTGCTGCCGGTCCACGGCCCCTGGTCCACCACCGGGCAGCTGATCGACTACGTGCGCGAGGTGGGCCCGCGGCAGGTCTGTGCCGTCCATGACGGCGCCCTCAACGATGTCGGCGCCTCCATGGTCGGCGGCTTCCTGGGCGACAACGGCCCGGGAGTCGGGGCCCGTTACCAGCATCTGCCCAGCGGCGCGTCAGTCTCGATCGGCTCGGCGCCTGTCGGGCAGCCGTCCTCAGGCGCGTCCGGCCTCATCTCAACCGAAAGGGCGTAG
- a CDS encoding DUF2510 domain-containing protein, with protein MTQMSPPGWHRDPGYSGIGPAQERWWDGAQWTDQLRMPPAATRRRRVRIGAAVTAAVVVLAAVGGGIYLLTGGSDSGHTPDAATAPSKAPSGAPSRPGLPGGGGGSGQNGGGSGGGGGDQGPGQQTPPTEDGYATDAASGISIPVPKGWTGQSGTVGAGVTIGKYTCPGGAGADGKDTQCVRGGVFSEPAIALKISTTDPKTAAKKDIAGNAKESYGETSSGITSHQQLKSEAVTVAGRQGYLVRWKVVTKKGDDGYVQSLAFPSPGAEGMLIVVRSGFDINAKAPALSVMDRITKGIKAASTSGTGSGQGA; from the coding sequence GTGACCCAGATGAGCCCGCCCGGCTGGCACAGAGACCCCGGGTATTCAGGAATAGGCCCTGCCCAGGAACGCTGGTGGGACGGTGCCCAGTGGACCGACCAGCTGCGCATGCCGCCTGCCGCGACCCGGCGGCGCCGGGTGCGGATCGGCGCCGCGGTCACGGCCGCCGTGGTGGTCCTGGCGGCCGTCGGAGGCGGCATCTATCTGCTGACGGGCGGGTCGGACTCCGGGCACACACCGGATGCGGCGACCGCGCCGTCCAAGGCGCCGTCCGGCGCCCCCAGCCGCCCCGGCTTGCCCGGCGGCGGTGGCGGGAGCGGGCAGAACGGCGGCGGCAGCGGCGGGGGCGGCGGAGACCAGGGACCCGGCCAGCAGACTCCACCGACCGAGGACGGCTACGCCACCGACGCGGCCAGCGGGATCAGCATCCCGGTGCCGAAGGGCTGGACCGGCCAGTCGGGAACCGTCGGGGCGGGCGTGACCATCGGCAAGTACACCTGCCCGGGCGGAGCCGGCGCCGACGGCAAGGACACCCAGTGCGTGCGCGGCGGCGTCTTCTCCGAACCCGCGATCGCCCTGAAGATCTCGACCACGGACCCGAAGACCGCGGCGAAGAAGGACATCGCGGGCAACGCCAAGGAGTCGTACGGGGAGACCTCTTCGGGTATCACCTCGCACCAGCAGCTGAAGTCCGAGGCCGTCACCGTGGCAGGCCGGCAGGGCTACCTGGTGCGCTGGAAGGTGGTGACGAAGAAGGGTGACGACGGGTACGTGCAGTCGCTGGCCTTCCCGTCCCCGGGGGCCGAGGGCATGCTGATCGTCGTCCGCTCCGGCTTCGACATCAACGCCAAGGCGCCCGCACTCTCCGTCATGGACCGGATCACCAAGGGCATCAAGGCGGCCTCCACTTCGGGGACCGGGTCGGGCCAGGGCGCCTGA
- a CDS encoding DUF309 domain-containing protein produces the protein MDEKSDGSRDTTRDRDAEGRARNARPRDGLGRPLPYGTEGVERQPEGVERTPAATVREAQRLLDAGMPFHAHEVFEDAWKAGPESERALWRGLAQLAVGLTHAARGNTAGGARLLLRGAGELASYPEPMPYGIDIGGLTAWAEQLAGGLRGPVDARASAPHLTGA, from the coding sequence ATGGACGAGAAGAGCGACGGCTCGCGCGACACCACGAGGGATCGCGACGCGGAGGGACGGGCGCGCAACGCGCGGCCCCGGGACGGGCTCGGCCGGCCGCTCCCGTACGGGACCGAGGGGGTGGAGCGGCAGCCCGAGGGGGTGGAGCGCACTCCCGCGGCGACCGTGCGGGAGGCGCAGCGACTGCTCGACGCCGGGATGCCCTTCCACGCACATGAGGTGTTCGAGGACGCCTGGAAGGCGGGCCCCGAGTCGGAGCGCGCGCTGTGGCGGGGACTGGCGCAACTGGCCGTCGGGCTCACACACGCCGCCCGCGGCAATACCGCGGGCGGTGCGCGTCTGCTGCTCCGGGGCGCGGGCGAACTCGCCTCGTATCCGGAGCCCATGCCGTACGGGATCGACATCGGCGGGCTGACTGCCTGGGCGGAGCAACTCGCGGGCGGGCTCCGGGGACCAGTCGACGCGAGGGCGTCGGCTCCACACCTGACTGGCGCCTGA
- a CDS encoding FAD-dependent oxidoreductase, whose protein sequence is MSPYPHLLSPLDLGFTTLPNRVLMGSMHLGLEEAPDGFERMAEFYAARARAGAGLIVTGGISPNEQGRPLDGGAKLTTAAEAAQHATVTAAVHRAGGRIAMQILHFGRYAYHPGLVAPSAIQAPISPFVPHALTDDEVEQTIEDFVRAAGLARGAGYDGVEIMGSEGYLINEFIAAQTNHREDRWGGSYENRIRFPLEIVRRVRERVGPDFILIYRLSMLDLVPGGSSQDEVIALAQRIEAAGATIINTGIGWHEARIPTIVTSVPRGAYTWVTKKVMGAVSVPVVTSNRINTPELAEELLARGGADMVSLARPFLADPEFVAKAGQGRSDTINTCIGCNQACLDHTFSGLITSCLVNPRACRETELVLSPTRRRKRIGVVGAGPAGLAFAVSAAERGHAVTLFDAADEIGGQLNVARRIPGKEEFDETLRYFRVQLGLRGVDVRLKTPVTAETLTAEGFDEIVLATGVVPRTPDIPGLDHPSVVSYLDVLRDGVHVGRRVAVIGAGGIGFDVAEFLTDSGESASQDAAVFFRQWGVDTEHRAPGGLCAPVRPVPPRSVHLLQRKTGKVGAGLGKTTGWIHRAELKHRGVTMVAGATYERIDDEGLHITVDGAGQVIPVDTVVLCTGQEPRRELYEALRAAGHPAHVIGGADVASELDAKRAVRQGTELAARL, encoded by the coding sequence ATGAGCCCGTACCCCCACCTGCTGAGCCCCCTCGACCTCGGCTTCACGACGCTGCCGAACCGCGTCCTGATGGGATCGATGCACCTCGGACTCGAAGAGGCGCCGGACGGCTTCGAGCGGATGGCCGAGTTCTACGCGGCCCGCGCACGCGCCGGTGCCGGGCTCATCGTGACGGGCGGGATCTCCCCCAACGAGCAGGGCAGGCCGCTCGACGGCGGCGCCAAGCTGACCACCGCGGCGGAGGCCGCCCAGCACGCGACCGTGACCGCGGCCGTCCACCGGGCGGGCGGCCGGATCGCGATGCAGATCCTGCACTTCGGCCGGTACGCCTACCACCCCGGCCTGGTCGCACCGAGTGCGATCCAGGCGCCGATCAGCCCGTTCGTCCCGCACGCCCTCACCGACGACGAGGTCGAGCAGACCATCGAGGACTTCGTCCGGGCGGCCGGGCTGGCCCGCGGCGCGGGGTACGACGGTGTCGAGATCATGGGGTCCGAGGGCTACCTGATCAACGAGTTCATCGCGGCGCAGACCAACCACCGCGAGGACCGCTGGGGCGGATCGTACGAGAACCGCATCCGCTTCCCCCTGGAGATCGTCCGCCGGGTGCGCGAACGGGTGGGGCCCGACTTCATCCTCATCTACCGGCTCTCCATGCTCGACCTGGTCCCCGGCGGGTCCTCCCAGGACGAGGTGATCGCTCTCGCCCAGCGGATCGAGGCAGCGGGCGCGACCATCATCAACACCGGGATCGGCTGGCACGAGGCCCGCATCCCGACCATCGTGACCTCGGTGCCGCGCGGCGCGTACACCTGGGTGACGAAGAAGGTCATGGGCGCGGTCTCCGTCCCCGTGGTCACCAGCAACCGGATCAACACCCCTGAGCTGGCCGAGGAGTTGCTCGCCCGGGGTGGCGCGGACATGGTGTCGCTCGCCCGCCCGTTCCTGGCCGACCCTGAGTTCGTCGCGAAGGCCGGGCAGGGCCGCTCCGACACCATCAACACCTGCATCGGCTGCAACCAGGCCTGCCTCGACCACACCTTCAGCGGCCTGATCACCTCCTGCCTGGTCAACCCGCGGGCCTGCCGTGAGACCGAGCTGGTCCTGTCGCCGACCCGTCGGCGCAAGCGCATCGGTGTGGTCGGCGCCGGGCCCGCCGGGCTCGCCTTCGCCGTATCGGCTGCCGAGCGCGGCCACGCGGTGACCCTCTTCGACGCCGCGGACGAGATCGGCGGACAGCTGAATGTGGCGCGGCGGATACCGGGCAAGGAGGAGTTCGACGAGACCCTGCGCTACTTCCGGGTCCAGCTCGGACTGCGCGGTGTCGATGTCCGGCTGAAGACCCCGGTCACGGCGGAGACGCTCACGGCGGAGGGCTTCGACGAGATCGTGCTCGCCACCGGAGTCGTCCCGCGCACCCCGGACATCCCCGGCCTCGACCACCCCAGCGTCGTCAGCTATCTGGACGTCCTGCGGGACGGCGTGCACGTGGGACGGCGGGTCGCGGTCATCGGCGCCGGCGGGATCGGCTTCGACGTGGCGGAGTTCCTCACCGACAGCGGCGAGTCCGCGAGCCAGGACGCCGCGGTCTTCTTCCGGCAGTGGGGTGTCGACACCGAGCACCGCGCGCCCGGCGGTCTGTGCGCACCGGTCCGGCCGGTCCCGCCGCGGTCCGTGCACCTGCTCCAGCGCAAGACCGGCAAGGTCGGTGCGGGGCTCGGGAAGACGACGGGGTGGATCCACCGTGCGGAGCTCAAGCACCGCGGCGTCACGATGGTCGCGGGCGCGACGTACGAACGGATCGACGACGAGGGCCTGCACATCACGGTCGACGGCGCCGGCCAGGTGATCCCGGTCGACACGGTCGTGCTCTGCACCGGCCAGGAACCGCGCCGCGAGCTGTACGAGGCGCTGCGCGCCGCAGGCCACCCGGCGCATGTGATCGGAGGCGCCGACGTGGCGTCCGAGCTGGACGCCAAGCGGGCCGTACGCCAGGGGACCGAGCTGGCAGCGAGGCTCTGA
- a CDS encoding GNAT family N-acetyltransferase — translation MSIDIRPFQPFDLPGMYRVCLLTGDSGGDATALYHDPDLLGHVFAGPYPAADPGLTFVAADAQGVVGYVVATADSTAYEKWREDHWYAPLRLRHPESMADDPGDGSRDWQRVAQLHRTPLTDGGPLYESHPAHLHIDILPRGQGAGLGRRLMAAVLEALRARGVRGLHLGVGAGNPGARAFYLALGFTEAERHDWGSVMVTNPGSALRTGPDPAP, via the coding sequence GTGAGTATCGACATCCGGCCGTTCCAGCCCTTCGACCTGCCGGGCATGTACCGGGTCTGCCTGCTGACCGGTGACTCGGGCGGCGACGCCACCGCGCTCTACCACGACCCCGATCTGCTGGGCCATGTGTTCGCCGGCCCCTACCCGGCCGCCGATCCGGGCCTGACCTTCGTGGCCGCCGACGCGCAGGGGGTCGTCGGCTACGTCGTGGCGACCGCGGACTCCACCGCGTACGAGAAATGGCGGGAGGACCACTGGTACGCCCCGCTGCGTCTGCGCCACCCGGAGTCCATGGCGGACGATCCGGGCGACGGCAGCAGGGACTGGCAGCGGGTCGCGCAGCTCCACCGCACGCCGCTCACGGACGGCGGTCCGCTGTACGAGAGCCATCCGGCGCATCTGCACATCGACATCCTGCCGCGCGGCCAGGGCGCCGGGCTCGGCCGCCGTCTGATGGCGGCCGTACTGGAAGCACTGCGGGCGCGCGGGGTGCGGGGGCTCCACCTGGGTGTGGGCGCCGGGAATCCTGGAGCGCGCGCCTTCTATCTGGCGCTCGGCTTCACCGAGGCCGAACGGCACGACTGGGGTTCGGTCATGGTGACGAATCCGGGGTCTGCCCTTCGGACCGGGCCGGACCCCGCCCCCTGA
- a CDS encoding GNAT family N-acetyltransferase has product MTPQPFVRPYRPEDRPALYEICIRTGEEGGDARHLYADHRLLPSVFAGPYAELEPGLTFVVDDGRGLPVGYVLGTADTALFVERFRTEWLPAVAGRYPDPAGPLRTPADQMAALLHRPERMLLPELAAYPAHLHIDLLPGHQRAGFGRALMTRFLGALAERGVPAVHLGMVTANTPARAFYDRLGFHEIPVADAGPLTYLGRGTGDRASARPPTLAG; this is encoded by the coding sequence GTGACTCCTCAGCCCTTCGTGCGCCCCTACCGCCCCGAGGACCGGCCGGCGCTCTACGAGATCTGCATACGGACCGGTGAAGAGGGCGGCGACGCAAGGCACTTGTACGCCGATCACAGGCTGCTGCCGAGCGTCTTCGCCGGACCCTACGCGGAGCTCGAACCGGGTCTCACCTTCGTTGTCGACGACGGCCGCGGCCTTCCCGTCGGGTACGTCCTCGGCACGGCGGACACCGCGCTGTTCGTCGAGCGGTTCCGTACGGAGTGGCTGCCCGCGGTCGCCGGGCGCTACCCGGATCCGGCCGGGCCGTTGCGGACACCGGCCGACCAGATGGCCGCGCTGCTGCACCGCCCCGAGCGCATGCTGCTGCCCGAACTGGCCGCGTACCCCGCCCATCTGCACATCGATCTGCTGCCCGGCCATCAGCGTGCGGGGTTCGGGCGCGCTCTGATGACGCGGTTCCTCGGCGCGCTGGCGGAGCGGGGCGTACCGGCTGTCCATCTGGGCATGGTCACGGCCAACACCCCGGCGCGGGCGTTCTACGACCGGCTCGGGTTCCACGAGATCCCGGTGGCGGACGCGGGTCCGCTGACCTACCTCGGCCGTGGCACCGGAGACCGCGCGTCCGCCCGGCCGCCTACGCTGGCAGGATGA
- a CDS encoding MarR family winged helix-turn-helix transcriptional regulator yields the protein MDDDELAEDLRQAIGELVRAVRTADTMPPGEAAILGHLDRSGPQTTAELAHRRGVTHQSAAKSVKELIASGAVRAEPHTSDGRKLLVHLTGTGRARLREERGQRAAWLNTAIRDALDRDERRQLRDCVPLLARLTTRITGP from the coding sequence ATGGACGACGACGAGCTGGCCGAAGATCTGCGACAGGCGATCGGGGAGCTGGTGCGCGCCGTGCGGACCGCCGACACGATGCCCCCCGGGGAGGCCGCCATCCTCGGTCACCTCGACCGGAGCGGCCCACAGACCACGGCCGAACTCGCGCACCGGCGTGGAGTGACCCATCAGTCCGCTGCCAAGTCCGTCAAAGAACTCATCGCCAGTGGCGCGGTGCGCGCGGAACCGCATACCAGCGACGGCCGCAAGCTCCTGGTGCACCTCACCGGCACCGGGCGCGCCCGCCTCCGGGAAGAGCGCGGTCAGCGGGCCGCGTGGCTCAACACCGCCATCCGCGACGCACTCGACCGCGACGAGCGGCGACAACTGCGCGACTGTGTGCCCCTGCTGGCCCGGCTCACCACCCGCATCACCGGGCCGTGA
- a CDS encoding helix-turn-helix transcriptional regulator — protein MSLPHAILTALLEKPSSGLELTRRFDRSIGYFWSATHQQIYRELAKLEQSGFIRPLPQQPSRGQKREYEVLSEGRAELTAWVARAEDPRAVRDPLLLRLRAAAVVGTHGLGSELERHLQLHERQLAEYLAIEERDFSRHDPSAEERLQHLVLRGGIDLEKYWVGWLTEALAEFTDR, from the coding sequence ATGTCCCTCCCGCACGCGATCCTCACCGCCCTGCTCGAAAAGCCCTCGTCGGGACTGGAGCTGACCCGGAGATTCGACAGGTCGATCGGTTACTTCTGGTCGGCGACACACCAGCAGATCTACCGCGAACTGGCGAAACTGGAGCAGTCCGGCTTCATCCGCCCGCTGCCGCAGCAGCCCTCGCGGGGACAGAAGCGGGAGTACGAGGTTCTCTCCGAGGGACGCGCCGAACTGACGGCCTGGGTGGCCAGGGCTGAGGATCCCAGAGCGGTGCGCGATCCCCTGCTGCTGCGGCTGCGGGCGGCGGCCGTGGTGGGGACGCATGGCCTCGGGTCCGAGCTGGAACGCCATCTCCAGTTGCACGAGCGGCAGTTGGCGGAGTATCTGGCCATCGAGGAGCGCGACTTCTCGCGGCACGACCCGTCGGCCGAGGAACGTCTCCAGCATCTGGTGCTCCGGGGCGGCATCGATCTGGAGAAGTACTGGGTCGGGTGGCTCACCGAGGCGCTGGCGGAGTTCACCGACCGCTGA
- a CDS encoding sulfite exporter TauE/SafE family protein, whose protein sequence is MDTLNITGNIWGLAALAAAAMLVGFSKTAVSGANTISLAVFAAVLPARESTGVLLPVLIAGDLLAVRTYRRHAHWPTLWRLFPAVAVGVVIGTGFLFWADDAVVRTSIGAILLFMAGVTLWRRRSAEKARTAVSPDPDGAGEAGEGDDGAPAGPARRGRAMARSYGVLGGFTTMVANAGGPVMSLYLISAGFRKLGFLGTSAWFFLIVNTAKVPFSVGLGLIDAKSLLLDAALLVFVIPGAFIGRACVHRINQRLFERLVLGATVLGGAQLLLS, encoded by the coding sequence ATGGACACGCTGAACATCACCGGAAACATATGGGGCCTGGCCGCCCTCGCGGCGGCGGCGATGCTGGTCGGCTTCTCCAAGACCGCGGTCAGCGGAGCCAACACCATCAGCCTCGCCGTCTTCGCCGCGGTCCTGCCGGCCCGGGAGTCGACCGGCGTGCTGCTGCCCGTACTGATCGCCGGTGACCTCCTCGCCGTCCGTACCTACCGCAGGCATGCCCACTGGCCCACGCTCTGGCGGCTGTTCCCGGCCGTGGCGGTGGGGGTGGTGATCGGTACGGGGTTCCTGTTCTGGGCCGACGACGCGGTCGTCCGCACGTCGATCGGCGCGATCCTGCTGTTCATGGCAGGCGTCACGCTGTGGCGCAGGCGCTCCGCGGAGAAGGCCCGCACGGCCGTCTCCCCCGACCCGGATGGCGCGGGGGAAGCGGGGGAAGGGGACGACGGGGCACCGGCGGGGCCCGCCCGGCGCGGACGCGCCATGGCCCGCTCGTACGGTGTGCTGGGCGGCTTCACCACGATGGTCGCGAACGCGGGCGGCCCCGTCATGTCGCTCTACCTGATCTCGGCGGGCTTCCGGAAGCTGGGCTTCCTCGGCACGTCAGCCTGGTTCTTCCTGATCGTCAACACCGCCAAGGTGCCCTTCAGCGTGGGCCTCGGCCTGATCGACGCCAAGTCGCTGCTGCTGGACGCGGCGCTGCTGGTCTTCGTCATCCCCGGCGCGTTCATCGGACGGGCCTGTGTGCACCGGATCAACCAGCGGCTCTTCGAGCGGCTGGTGCTCGGCGCGACCGTGCTGGGTGGCGCCCAGCTGCTGCTGAGCTGA
- a CDS encoding GNAT family protein — protein MTLRYFRENGLLVLETDRLVLREQSPAAAAVLAEGGTAGLDWLDAAPGSGTQIAGKMVAMAAEAGAYLPGWGLFVIQRAGDGAALGGIGFHGPPSDGAVEIGYDLTESARGAGWATDAVIALCRWTLQLPGVHTVLATTDPGNLPSQQVLGRAGFTRLADLDGLWAYQLTAG, from the coding sequence ATGACCCTGCGCTACTTCCGAGAGAACGGCCTGCTCGTTCTGGAGACGGACCGGCTCGTCCTGCGCGAGCAGTCGCCCGCCGCGGCCGCGGTGCTCGCCGAGGGTGGCACGGCAGGACTCGACTGGCTCGACGCGGCTCCGGGCAGCGGGACGCAGATCGCCGGGAAGATGGTGGCGATGGCGGCCGAAGCCGGGGCGTATCTGCCCGGCTGGGGGCTGTTCGTGATCCAGCGGGCGGGCGACGGGGCCGCGCTGGGCGGGATCGGGTTCCACGGGCCGCCGTCCGACGGCGCGGTGGAGATCGGCTACGACCTGACGGAGTCGGCGCGCGGCGCGGGCTGGGCCACGGACGCGGTGATCGCGCTCTGCCGCTGGACGCTGCAACTCCCCGGTGTGCACACGGTGCTGGCCACGACGGACCCGGGCAATCTGCCCTCGCAACAGGTCCTGGGCCGGGCCGGATTCACCCGGCTCGCCGACCTCGACGGGCTGTGGGCGTACCAGCTGACCGCCGGCTGA
- a CDS encoding DUF3048 domain-containing protein, producing MNGLRALRAGAAAALVVGLAVGCSAARGGHGGAGRSVLTGERGTAGRVLAVKVDNVRAARPQTGLNDADLVYAIEVEGGLSRLMAVYDSSHLPSTVGPVRSARETDLQLLAAYDRPALAFSGAQSRLLPVLKSSDIITRTGTGAFFRDPGRPAPHNEYVRTKGLADGAGAAKDIGLRFASKTPGGGEPTAVTSASMPAARFTFTWDAPRYRVAMDGSTSPWTADNVIIQRVKVRESRFHSRTGYVPFSETVGSGSGVVLRDGRAYDVHWSRPAADAGTTYTSDGRTLPLRPGRTWIVLSPA from the coding sequence GTGAACGGACTGAGAGCACTCCGGGCGGGCGCGGCCGCGGCCCTGGTCGTGGGCCTTGCCGTCGGCTGTTCGGCGGCCAGGGGCGGGCACGGCGGTGCGGGCCGTTCCGTCCTCACGGGGGAGCGCGGAACGGCCGGGCGGGTGCTCGCCGTGAAGGTCGACAACGTACGCGCCGCCCGGCCGCAGACCGGCCTCAATGACGCGGACCTGGTGTACGCCATCGAGGTCGAAGGCGGGCTCTCGCGGCTCATGGCCGTCTACGACAGCAGTCATCTCCCCTCGACGGTCGGGCCCGTCCGCAGCGCACGCGAGACGGACCTCCAGCTGCTCGCCGCGTACGACCGGCCCGCACTCGCGTTCTCCGGCGCCCAGAGCAGGCTGCTGCCCGTACTCAAGAGCTCGGACATCATCACCAGAACCGGTACCGGCGCGTTCTTCCGCGACCCCGGCCGGCCGGCCCCGCACAACGAGTACGTCCGCACGAAAGGGCTCGCCGACGGCGCCGGTGCGGCCAAGGACATCGGTCTGCGTTTCGCCTCGAAGACGCCGGGCGGCGGTGAGCCGACGGCCGTCACTTCGGCCTCGATGCCCGCCGCCCGGTTCACCTTCACCTGGGACGCGCCGCGGTACCGGGTGGCCATGGACGGGTCGACGTCGCCCTGGACGGCCGACAACGTGATCATCCAGCGGGTAAAGGTCAGGGAGTCGCGCTTCCACAGCCGTACGGGGTACGTCCCGTTCTCCGAGACCGTCGGCAGCGGTTCCGGCGTGGTGCTGCGGGACGGGCGTGCGTACGACGTGCACTGGAGCAGGCCCGCGGCGGACGCCGGGACGACGTACACGTCCGACGGGCGGACCCTGCCGCTGCGGCCGGGCAGGACCTGGATCGTGCTGTCGCCGGCCTGA
- the cobF gene encoding precorrin-6A synthase (deacetylating) → MRKIYVIGIGAGDPDHLTIQAVKALNKTDVFFLLDKGAEKSDLIRLRHTILQEHIEHGRGYRLVEARDPDRDRGAGSSGYATAVENWRRARAGIYERMLLEDLGEDECGAFLVWGDPALYDSTLAVLEEVLERGAVTFDHEVIPGISSVSALAARHRTGLNRVGRPVQITTGRRLAEGWPDGVDDVVVMLDAQQAFRHHTAEDPVIHWGAYLGTEDEILVSGRLSEVAGRIEELRAEARARKGWIMDTYLLRRDRHED, encoded by the coding sequence GTGAGAAAGATCTATGTGATCGGCATCGGTGCGGGCGACCCGGACCATCTGACGATTCAAGCGGTCAAGGCCCTCAACAAGACGGACGTCTTCTTCCTCCTCGACAAGGGTGCGGAGAAGTCCGATCTGATCCGGCTGCGCCACACCATCCTGCAGGAGCACATCGAGCACGGCCGTGGCTACCGGCTCGTCGAGGCGCGGGATCCCGACCGGGACCGCGGAGCCGGGAGTTCCGGGTATGCCACGGCCGTCGAGAACTGGCGGCGGGCCCGCGCCGGCATCTATGAACGCATGCTCCTGGAGGACCTGGGCGAGGACGAGTGCGGTGCGTTCCTGGTTTGGGGCGATCCCGCGCTGTACGACTCCACGCTCGCCGTGCTCGAAGAAGTCCTGGAGCGGGGCGCGGTCACCTTCGACCACGAGGTGATTCCCGGTATCAGCAGTGTGTCCGCGCTGGCGGCCAGACACCGCACCGGACTGAACCGGGTCGGGCGGCCCGTGCAGATCACGACCGGACGGCGGCTCGCCGAGGGGTGGCCGGACGGCGTGGACGACGTCGTCGTCATGCTCGACGCGCAGCAGGCCTTCCGCCACCACACCGCCGAGGACCCGGTCATCCACTGGGGCGCCTATCTGGGCACCGAGGACGAGATCCTGGTCTCCGGACGGCTCTCGGAAGTCGCCGGGCGCATCGAGGAACTCCGTGCGGAGGCCCGGGCCCGGAAGGGCTGGATCATGGACACCTATCTGCTGCGCAGAGACCGGCACGAGGACTGA
- a CDS encoding TetR/AcrR family transcriptional regulator — MLEEAMTAIAENGLAALTMSALAERLGTSGGHILYYFGSKDRLLLEALRWSEDALTGERRALLAGRTAAPRRLDRFLQLYLPKGARDPRWMLWIELWARAGSDEQLRAAQEELDRGWQEDLEAVLARGVAQQHFTIDDVPGRAGELLALLDGLSTRVALGQRGADRRAALASARSAAARLLGVTDLEDARESGTHP, encoded by the coding sequence ATGCTCGAAGAGGCCATGACGGCCATCGCCGAGAACGGTCTCGCCGCGCTCACCATGTCCGCACTCGCCGAACGGCTGGGGACGAGCGGCGGCCACATCCTGTACTACTTCGGCAGCAAGGACCGGCTGCTCCTCGAAGCGCTGCGCTGGAGCGAGGACGCGCTCACCGGGGAACGCCGGGCGTTGCTCGCGGGCCGGACGGCGGCGCCGCGCCGGCTCGACCGCTTCCTCCAGCTGTATCTGCCCAAGGGTGCGCGGGACCCGCGCTGGATGCTCTGGATCGAACTGTGGGCGCGCGCGGGGTCGGACGAACAGCTGCGCGCCGCCCAGGAGGAATTGGACCGGGGCTGGCAGGAGGATCTCGAAGCGGTGCTGGCCAGGGGCGTGGCGCAGCAGCACTTCACGATCGACGACGTACCGGGCCGCGCAGGTGAACTCCTGGCGCTGCTGGACGGGTTGAGCACCCGGGTCGCGCTGGGCCAGCGGGGCGCGGACCGCCGGGCGGCGCTGGCATCTGCCCGGTCGGCGGCGGCACGGCTGCTCGGCGTCACGGACCTGGAGGACGCCCGCGAATCCGGCACGCACCCGTAA